A stretch of DNA from Mucilaginibacter daejeonensis:
TATGAATTCACAGCGAACTGTCCCCCAACAGTTTTGCACTGTTGCGAAGCATTGCTATTCGCTTATTAATATTCCCCTGTAGATAACATCACCAGCGTACAAGCCGATAGTGTTTCAATGCCTCGTTCGCGCGCCATGCGTCGCAGTTCGGGGTTCTCGGTACCTGGGTTAAAAATGATGCGTTTCGGGTTAGTGGCCAGTATGTAATCATACAGCGGCGGCTGGTTCTGCGGCCCAACGTACAGCGTTATGGTGTCGATATCGTCATGTACCGTTTCCGCTTTCTCGATAGCCACCCCGGCTACTTCTCCTTTTTTGATGCCCACATTCACGATCGGGTGGCCGGTACGCACCAAACGGTTGGCGGCCAGGTAGGCATAGCGCGATGGGTCGGGCGTGGCGCCCAGTATCAGGGTCTTTTTTTCGTTAGTAAGCATGGTTAATTCGGTTCAGTAAGGCGATCTGGCCGGCATGGTAGATCTGGTGTTGTATAAAGCCTTCAACAAGTCTTTTGTAGGTGGTCACCGGTTCTCCCTCTCCGCGTTCATCGTTGATCAGCTGATCCCACTGATCATTGGGCAGGGCTTGCATGGCTTTTACCAGATCGCTGTTGGCCTCATCCAAGTCAATAACCAGCTGATGCCATTTTTGTTCAGATGCCTCGCCCGGCTCAGGCCAGTCGCCACGGGCCGGGATCGCCGCATTGTTTCCTTTCAGGCGACTCACTGTCTCCTCGGTCCAGGCGGTCATATGCAGCACAATGTGAGCAATGCTATGCACTGCTCCGTGCGGTAAGTTAAAAGCTGCTATCCAGCTGCCTTCGGTAATGATGGTGCTGATCGGCGTTCCATACCAGGGGCGTCCTATAAATACATCCTCTAACTGGGCTTGTAATTGGTTGGCTGTTGTCATGCTACGGTCAACACTATGATCGTGCCAGATCTGGCTGTAACATGCGCCTCTCAGGTGGCTCTTACTAAAAAGTGACCGGCCAAGAATTTTTTTACATCGTTTAAAATGTTCGCGCCGGTGGTACGTCTGCCTTGATATAAACGAACGATATACACATTGATCACCGCCCTGATGCCCGAAGATAAGAACAGTTTTACCCTTAAAGCCATTAAAGAGTATGGCAAAGGGCTGCTGTCGTTCATACGGCGGAGGGTGAAAAGCGATGCCGATGCCGAGGACATACTGCAGGATGTTTGGTATCAGCTTACCTCGGTAGTGAATGCAGCACCCATCGAGCAAACAGGCGCCTGGCTGTATCGCGTGGCCCGCAACAAGATCACCGATAAGTACCGCAAGCGTACCGAAACACTGCTTGACGACCTTTTATTCGACAACGGCGAGGAGGATGAGGACAGCGCCGACCTGGCCGAGATGCTGATGAGCGAGCAGGCCACCCCTGAAACAGAGTACCTGCGCAGCCTGGTTTGGGAAGAACTTTTCGCGGCGCTGGATGAGCTACCGGCCGAACAACGGCAGGTTTTTGTTTGGCACGAGCTGGAAGACAAAAGCTTTGAGCAAATGGCCGAGCTAACGGGCGTGAACATTCAAACGCTGGTATCGCGCAAGCGCTACGCCGTTTTACACCTGAGGCAGCGGCTTAAACAATTGTATACCGACATTAAAGAACTTTAAGATATTAGTTGACACAACATGAAAAGAATATTTTTTGAACGGCCTTACCGGTTCGTGACCATACCGATCATGGCTGCCGCATTTTTAGGGCTCATTAGTTTGGCCGTAATGCAGCTTTGGAATAACCTGCTGCCACAGATCCTGCATGTGAGCGCCATTACCTTTTGGCAGGCCATGGGCATATTTGTGCTGAGTAAGATATTATTTGGCTTTGGCCGTGGTGGCGGCCGCTTTGGTGGTGGTGCTCCATGGATGAATAAGCGCATGGTAGAACGCTTTAAGAACATGACCCCCGAAGAGCGTATGCGTTTTAAGGAACGCTTTAAAGATCAGATGTGCCGTGGACGGGGCCGTGGAGGCTGGGATCAATACGAATGGCCCGAAACAGAGGGGCCGCGAGCCAAGGACGAGCAGGCCGATTAACACCGCTTGATGTTCTCCTCAAGACTTACACAGCTGACAATTTTCCTATCCAAATAGTAAAGCGAGGCGGCCGCGAGGGTCGGCTCGCTTTTTTTGCACCTTACCTGAACAGACCCCAAAAGATCTCCCAAAAAGTGCGCACCTGGCAGGGCACTTCCAGCTTCTCGTCTATCTGTGCCGAAAATTCTAAGAGTTCACGTTTCATAGCGGTAGGTATTTAAACAAATATAACTGTTTGTATACCAAAAACCAAAACGGTATTTTGGTAGGGTCTGGTAATTCAAAAGATACTTTATTCTACATCTTTCCTAATAAAGCCAACACCAAAGGAGCTATAACACAACAGCAAATAAAGCAATTAAGCCAGTCCGACCGTCGCTCATCGGTAAGACGTAGCCTTATGCTGCACTAACAAGCCAGAAGATCCCATACACGATATTGATCAGTGCCATGTAGAGAATCATAGATATCCAATAGCTCAACGTAATAAGGATCACTACATCTATGGTGCTGAAAACCATTGAGATACAGGTCAGTAAATAAATGCCTGTGAACGCATAAAATAAGCCTTTGTTAAGTTTAACAGTAGCGGTGGAGAATATCATGATCAGTAGTTGTTAAAAGGGAGCAACCATAAAGCTGCTCCCTTGGTGATATAGGTTAGGTTCAGTTCCAGTTGATCTTGCGCGAAAAGTACATGAGTGCAGCGATCACCACGAACAGGGCGATACTGCCCACAAGTAAGGAAAGCTCCTCCAGTTGAATGATCACGAACACAAAGCCGTAAAAGACACTCAGTATCACGGCAAAAAGTGCAGCTGCCTTACTGTTAAGTAACGATGCCGTGAACCATGCGATCAGCGCAATGGTGGCAACGGCCGCTATAAGATAGGCCCAATTGTAACCCACCTGCTCTGAAAAGGATAGCAGCAAGCTGTAGAAAACGATCATAGCCGCGCCGATCAGCGCATAATTGAACACGTGTACCGGCTTCTTTTGGATCACCTCGGTCAGGAACAAGGACACGAAAGTGAGCGCGATGATCAGTATCGCATACTTACTGGTGCGCATGGTCTTTTGATAATCATCTACCTGGATGTGCAGCTGTACCCCGAACAGCACATTATTATTGCGTTTAAAGCTGTTGAGCAACGTATCATTACCTACCCATTGCTGCGGGAACGGGCGGTTATAATTCAACATGCGCCATTTGCCATAAAATCCTGCCTTGCTGATGCTGCGCTCATTGGGTAGATATCTGCCATCGAATTTAGGGCTTGGCCAATTACCTTTCACTTCTACCTGGGTGGTCTTGGCCGCGTGGATGAATCGTAGGCTTTGGCTTCCTTTGAGTTGCAGGTTCAGGCTAAAAGGCAGGTCGCCGGGCGGGAGGGTGCTCAGGTCTATCTCCGCTTGCAAGCCACCTGTCAGCAGCCCATCGGTCACGGAACTGGCCGTGTATGAAC
This window harbors:
- a CDS encoding CoA-binding protein gives rise to the protein MLTNEKKTLILGATPDPSRYAYLAANRLVRTGHPIVNVGIKKGEVAGVAIEKAETVHDDIDTITLYVGPQNQPPLYDYILATNPKRIIFNPGTENPELRRMARERGIETLSACTLVMLSTGEY
- a CDS encoding DinB family protein encodes the protein MTTANQLQAQLEDVFIGRPWYGTPISTIITEGSWIAAFNLPHGAVHSIAHIVLHMTAWTEETVSRLKGNNAAIPARGDWPEPGEASEQKWHQLVIDLDEANSDLVKAMQALPNDQWDQLINDERGEGEPVTTYKRLVEGFIQHQIYHAGQIALLNRINHAY
- a CDS encoding RNA polymerase sigma factor, coding for MITALMPEDKNSFTLKAIKEYGKGLLSFIRRRVKSDADAEDILQDVWYQLTSVVNAAPIEQTGAWLYRVARNKITDKYRKRTETLLDDLLFDNGEEDEDSADLAEMLMSEQATPETEYLRSLVWEELFAALDELPAEQRQVFVWHELEDKSFEQMAELTGVNIQTLVSRKRYAVLHLRQRLKQLYTDIKEL
- the creD gene encoding cell envelope integrity protein CreD gives rise to the protein MIDQPHPTGNWLRESVLLKLLLIMVIALLLLIPSSWIQELVRERSDRQEQIVNEDTDKWSGRQLIQGPVLVIPYKKAVREKDSTGKEVIKEYTQNLYLLSDDLNISANVKSDTLKRGIYDIGVYDALLSLNGRFNTANIARLQIDNSLIQYQKARLLFSLGDLKGLKADPTIRVQNRSYTASSVTDGLLTGGLQAEIDLSTLPPGDLPFSLNLQLKGSQSLRFIHAAKTTQVEVKGNWPSPKFDGRYLPNERSISKAGFYGKWRMLNYNRPFPQQWVGNDTLLNSFKRNNNVLFGVQLHIQVDDYQKTMRTSKYAILIIALTFVSLFLTEVIQKKPVHVFNYALIGAAMIVFYSLLLSFSEQVGYNWAYLIAAVATIALIAWFTASLLNSKAAALFAVILSVFYGFVFVIIQLEELSLLVGSIALFVVIAALMYFSRKINWN